The following proteins are co-located in the Leucoraja erinacea ecotype New England chromosome 4, Leri_hhj_1, whole genome shotgun sequence genome:
- the plag1 gene encoding zinc finger protein PLAG1 isoform X2 codes for MSRHMATHSPQKIHKCTYCEKMFHRKDHLKNHLQTHDPNKEAFKCEECGKNYNTKLGYKRHLALHAATSGDLTCRVCLQTFESTGVLLEHLKTHAGKSSSGTKEKKHQCDHCDRCFYTRKDVRRHMVVHTGRKDFLCQYCAQRFGRKDHLTRHMKKSHSQELLKVKTEPTDFINLLSSNTSLSLKDELSPVMSVVSSELTTRSFTNTLQMNIYSAHIQTMQTLGANNQMISTPLPLGMGCPLEIETSICSPQELSSKYFLGSTSYAIALPEKGQPLKSEIDSFLMDLHSDLLPSAHDTQLSSSKQGMESQPGSLGDGSGDILLSKSPAFVNEPLNTSSLDFSQLLSFLPLNNSSYNQPVSLGNSGMCYTQEEPPSSLIPLPPLYQDSHETGNSIGLNALHPLSTVFTTSLSTTTLPRFHQAFQ; via the exons ATGAGCAG GCATATGGCCACCCATTCACCTCAGAAGATCCACAAGTGTACTTACTGTGAGAAAATGTTCCATCGCAAAGATCATCTAAAGAATCACCTGCAAACTCATGATCCAAACAAGGAAGCCTTCAagtgtgaggaatgtgggaaaaacTACAATACAAAGCTTGGTTATAAGCGTCATTTAGCTCTGCATGCTGCAACTAGTGGTGACCTTACTTGTCGAGTTTGCTTACAAACATTTGAAAGCACAGGAGTATTACTGGAGCATCTGAAGACGCATGCCGGCAAGTCATCAAGTGGcacaaaggaaaaaaaacaccaaTGTGACCATTGTGACCGTTGTTTCTATACTCGTAAAGATGTTCGAAGACATATGGTAGTACATACAGGAAGGAAAGACTTCCTTTGTCAGTATTGCGCCCAGAGATTTGGTCGGAAGGACCATCTGACCCGTCACATGAAGAAAAGTCACTCGCAGGAACTGCTGAAGGTGAAAACAGAACCAACAGATTTTATCAATCTACTTAGTTCAAATACTTCGTTGTCATTAAAAGATGAGCTAAGTCCAGTGATGTCAGTAGTTTCTAGTGAATTGACAACTAGATCATTTACAAATACTTTGCAAATGAATATCTACAGTGCCCATATTCAGACCATGCAAACATTAGGGGCAAACAATCAAATGATCTCTACTCCATTACCTTTAGGAATGGGTTGCCCACTAGAAATTGAGACTTCAATTTGCTCTCCTCAAGAACTTTCCTCAAAATATTTTCTTGGTTCTACCTCATATGCCATTGCGCTGCCTGAAAAAGGACAACCATTAAAAAGTGAAATAGACAGTTTCTTAATGGATTTGCATAGTGATTTGCTTCCCTCTGCCCATGACACTCAATTATCCTCATCAAAACAAGGCATGGAGTCCCAGCCAGGGTCTCTGGGTGATGGATCTGGGGATATTTTGCTTTCAAAAAGCCCAGCATTCGTCAATGAACCCCTGAATACATCGTCCTTAGACTTTTCTCAGTTATTAAGTTTCTTACCGCTAAATAATTCTTCATACAATCAGCCAGTTTCTTTGGGCAATTCTGGTATGTGTTATACACAAGAAGAACCTCCCTCATCTCTAATTCCTCTCCCACCGCTGTACCAGGATTCACACGAAACTGGTAACAGCATTGGTCTCAATGCTCTGCATCCCTTATCTACAGTCTTCACAACTAGCTTAAGCACAACAACCCTGCCACGTTTTCACCAGGCTTTTCAGTAG
- the plag1 gene encoding zinc finger protein PLAG1 isoform X1: MATVIPCALLEVTETQKILAGKRKRSETKSRKSFPCQLCGKIFTSVEKLKVHSYSHTGERPYKCSHGDCTKAFVSKYKLLRHMATHSPQKIHKCTYCEKMFHRKDHLKNHLQTHDPNKEAFKCEECGKNYNTKLGYKRHLALHAATSGDLTCRVCLQTFESTGVLLEHLKTHAGKSSSGTKEKKHQCDHCDRCFYTRKDVRRHMVVHTGRKDFLCQYCAQRFGRKDHLTRHMKKSHSQELLKVKTEPTDFINLLSSNTSLSLKDELSPVMSVVSSELTTRSFTNTLQMNIYSAHIQTMQTLGANNQMISTPLPLGMGCPLEIETSICSPQELSSKYFLGSTSYAIALPEKGQPLKSEIDSFLMDLHSDLLPSAHDTQLSSSKQGMESQPGSLGDGSGDILLSKSPAFVNEPLNTSSLDFSQLLSFLPLNNSSYNQPVSLGNSGMCYTQEEPPSSLIPLPPLYQDSHETGNSIGLNALHPLSTVFTTSLSTTTLPRFHQAFQ, translated from the exons ATGGCCACTGTCATCCCTTGTGCTCTTTTAGAAGTAACGGAAACTCAGAAGATTCTAGCGGGGAAACGTAAACGTAGTGAGACCAAATCCAGAAAATCCTTTCCTTGTCAGTTGTGTGGCAAGATCTTCACTAGTGTTGAGAAATTGAAAGTGCATTCATATTCCCACACTGGAGAAAGACCCTACAAGTGTTCGCACGGGGACTGTACCAAGGCATTTGTGTCTAAGTATAAATTACTGAG GCATATGGCCACCCATTCACCTCAGAAGATCCACAAGTGTACTTACTGTGAGAAAATGTTCCATCGCAAAGATCATCTAAAGAATCACCTGCAAACTCATGATCCAAACAAGGAAGCCTTCAagtgtgaggaatgtgggaaaaacTACAATACAAAGCTTGGTTATAAGCGTCATTTAGCTCTGCATGCTGCAACTAGTGGTGACCTTACTTGTCGAGTTTGCTTACAAACATTTGAAAGCACAGGAGTATTACTGGAGCATCTGAAGACGCATGCCGGCAAGTCATCAAGTGGcacaaaggaaaaaaaacaccaaTGTGACCATTGTGACCGTTGTTTCTATACTCGTAAAGATGTTCGAAGACATATGGTAGTACATACAGGAAGGAAAGACTTCCTTTGTCAGTATTGCGCCCAGAGATTTGGTCGGAAGGACCATCTGACCCGTCACATGAAGAAAAGTCACTCGCAGGAACTGCTGAAGGTGAAAACAGAACCAACAGATTTTATCAATCTACTTAGTTCAAATACTTCGTTGTCATTAAAAGATGAGCTAAGTCCAGTGATGTCAGTAGTTTCTAGTGAATTGACAACTAGATCATTTACAAATACTTTGCAAATGAATATCTACAGTGCCCATATTCAGACCATGCAAACATTAGGGGCAAACAATCAAATGATCTCTACTCCATTACCTTTAGGAATGGGTTGCCCACTAGAAATTGAGACTTCAATTTGCTCTCCTCAAGAACTTTCCTCAAAATATTTTCTTGGTTCTACCTCATATGCCATTGCGCTGCCTGAAAAAGGACAACCATTAAAAAGTGAAATAGACAGTTTCTTAATGGATTTGCATAGTGATTTGCTTCCCTCTGCCCATGACACTCAATTATCCTCATCAAAACAAGGCATGGAGTCCCAGCCAGGGTCTCTGGGTGATGGATCTGGGGATATTTTGCTTTCAAAAAGCCCAGCATTCGTCAATGAACCCCTGAATACATCGTCCTTAGACTTTTCTCAGTTATTAAGTTTCTTACCGCTAAATAATTCTTCATACAATCAGCCAGTTTCTTTGGGCAATTCTGGTATGTGTTATACACAAGAAGAACCTCCCTCATCTCTAATTCCTCTCCCACCGCTGTACCAGGATTCACACGAAACTGGTAACAGCATTGGTCTCAATGCTCTGCATCCCTTATCTACAGTCTTCACAACTAGCTTAAGCACAACAACCCTGCCACGTTTTCACCAGGCTTTTCAGTAG
- the plag1 gene encoding zinc finger protein PLAG1 isoform X3: MATHSPQKIHKCTYCEKMFHRKDHLKNHLQTHDPNKEAFKCEECGKNYNTKLGYKRHLALHAATSGDLTCRVCLQTFESTGVLLEHLKTHAGKSSSGTKEKKHQCDHCDRCFYTRKDVRRHMVVHTGRKDFLCQYCAQRFGRKDHLTRHMKKSHSQELLKVKTEPTDFINLLSSNTSLSLKDELSPVMSVVSSELTTRSFTNTLQMNIYSAHIQTMQTLGANNQMISTPLPLGMGCPLEIETSICSPQELSSKYFLGSTSYAIALPEKGQPLKSEIDSFLMDLHSDLLPSAHDTQLSSSKQGMESQPGSLGDGSGDILLSKSPAFVNEPLNTSSLDFSQLLSFLPLNNSSYNQPVSLGNSGMCYTQEEPPSSLIPLPPLYQDSHETGNSIGLNALHPLSTVFTTSLSTTTLPRFHQAFQ; this comes from the coding sequence ATGGCCACCCATTCACCTCAGAAGATCCACAAGTGTACTTACTGTGAGAAAATGTTCCATCGCAAAGATCATCTAAAGAATCACCTGCAAACTCATGATCCAAACAAGGAAGCCTTCAagtgtgaggaatgtgggaaaaacTACAATACAAAGCTTGGTTATAAGCGTCATTTAGCTCTGCATGCTGCAACTAGTGGTGACCTTACTTGTCGAGTTTGCTTACAAACATTTGAAAGCACAGGAGTATTACTGGAGCATCTGAAGACGCATGCCGGCAAGTCATCAAGTGGcacaaaggaaaaaaaacaccaaTGTGACCATTGTGACCGTTGTTTCTATACTCGTAAAGATGTTCGAAGACATATGGTAGTACATACAGGAAGGAAAGACTTCCTTTGTCAGTATTGCGCCCAGAGATTTGGTCGGAAGGACCATCTGACCCGTCACATGAAGAAAAGTCACTCGCAGGAACTGCTGAAGGTGAAAACAGAACCAACAGATTTTATCAATCTACTTAGTTCAAATACTTCGTTGTCATTAAAAGATGAGCTAAGTCCAGTGATGTCAGTAGTTTCTAGTGAATTGACAACTAGATCATTTACAAATACTTTGCAAATGAATATCTACAGTGCCCATATTCAGACCATGCAAACATTAGGGGCAAACAATCAAATGATCTCTACTCCATTACCTTTAGGAATGGGTTGCCCACTAGAAATTGAGACTTCAATTTGCTCTCCTCAAGAACTTTCCTCAAAATATTTTCTTGGTTCTACCTCATATGCCATTGCGCTGCCTGAAAAAGGACAACCATTAAAAAGTGAAATAGACAGTTTCTTAATGGATTTGCATAGTGATTTGCTTCCCTCTGCCCATGACACTCAATTATCCTCATCAAAACAAGGCATGGAGTCCCAGCCAGGGTCTCTGGGTGATGGATCTGGGGATATTTTGCTTTCAAAAAGCCCAGCATTCGTCAATGAACCCCTGAATACATCGTCCTTAGACTTTTCTCAGTTATTAAGTTTCTTACCGCTAAATAATTCTTCATACAATCAGCCAGTTTCTTTGGGCAATTCTGGTATGTGTTATACACAAGAAGAACCTCCCTCATCTCTAATTCCTCTCCCACCGCTGTACCAGGATTCACACGAAACTGGTAACAGCATTGGTCTCAATGCTCTGCATCCCTTATCTACAGTCTTCACAACTAGCTTAAGCACAACAACCCTGCCACGTTTTCACCAGGCTTTTCAGTAG
- the mos gene encoding proto-oncogene serine/threonine-protein kinase mos: MPSPIPVHRILPKGFPAAITLRPCSSPNQFRGKRRNFSFVKQSNGELPQCPWYTVIWDELKLLDLLGSGGFGWVYKGIYYGKTVAIKKVRKCTKNKLAARQSFWAELNVAHLAHENIVKVVAATTSVPANPQAEDSVGTIIMEYAGGTSLDHRIYNCAHPLDVGECLRFSSDIVSGLSFLHSHSIVHLDVKPANVLITESGRCKIGDFGCSHKLAATSDLTPNGQLRHLGGTYTHRAPELLRGRNATLKADIYSFAITLWQMMSGDHPFSGDRQCVMYAVVAYNLRPSFSHVFDETLVGRKVRSVIDHCWKVEPIDRPSAEQLFETITNLNSLL, translated from the coding sequence ATGCCGTCGCCTATTCCTGTGCACCGAATTTTACCGAAAGGATTTCCAGCTGCCATTACTCTGCGGCCTTGTAGCAGTCCCAACCAGTTCAGAGGGAAGAGGCGAAACTTCTCCTTTGTAAAGCAGAGCAATGGGGAGTTGCCACAATGTCCTTGGTACACGGTCATTTGGGATGAATTGAAGCTACTCGACCTTCTAGGCTCGGGCGGCTTCGGCTGGGTTTACAAAGGTATTTATTATGGCAAAACTGTCGCAATAAAGAAGGTGAGAAAGTGCACGAAGAACAAGCTGGCTGCGAGGCAGAGTTTCTGGGCAGAGTTAAACGTGGCGCACCTGGCGCATGAGAACATTGTGAAAGTGGTCGCAGCCACCACGTCTGTTCCCGCGAACCCGCAAGCCGAGGATAGCGTGGGCACCATCATCATGGAATACGCAGGAGGGACAAGTCTGGACCATCGGATCTATAACTGCGCGCACCCGCTGGACGTCGGGGAGTGCTTGAGGTTTTCCAGTGACATCGTGAGCGGACTGAGTTTCCTCCACTCGCACAGCATCGTCCACCTGGATGTGAAACCAGCCAACGTCCTGATCACAGAGTCGGGCCGTTGCAAAATTGGGGACTTTGGCTGCTCTCACAAGCTGGCGGCGACCAGTGACTTGACACCCAATGGCCAGTTGCGGCACCTAGGTGGTACCTACACACACCGGGCGCCCGAGCTGCTGAGAGGCCGTAACGCCACCCTCAAGGCGGACATTTACTCCTTCGCCATCACGCTGTGGCAGATGATGAGTGGAGACCACCCCTTCTCGGGCGATCGGCAGTGTGTTATGTATGCAGTCGTGGCTTACAACCTGCGCCCTTCGTTTTCGCATGTATTCGACGAGACTTTGGTGGGCCGGAAGGTTCGTTCGGTCATCGATCACTGTTGGAAAGTTGAACCAATTGATAGACCTAGTGcagaacaattgtttgaaactatTACTAACTTGAATTCGCTATTGTAG